One stretch of Roseimicrobium sp. ORNL1 DNA includes these proteins:
- a CDS encoding tetratricopeptide repeat protein, producing MPRLPLLVLSWLLCSLALAPAQSGSVGGDVFFDGYQLWKQGEKLEQEGKKDSAIRAYLDAYRIISSVSQNYPDWQPDVVGYRLRIVVTGLQRLGYNVSGLNAAPAAPVQQVPVMPATSAPLPMPPVPQPGTYAVTPQAPMQAPTLSPGTSPVDALNQQFQQQQQKIQELERSNQKLLQDLDVYSRGYMGAAQERDQLKGMQSDLMKRMESMNKEASSSDVATQQELQRLRSESKIVNDMLAAKTKEFEESGKVIESLQKEKAAIMEDQKKLTAELEDAKKGNAKPEEMTKLIAENTRIKKELETAKAQVEKLKSESEKKDQEIVALKTQITGIQSELAKLRQENTAYQTQVAELTMKYKEMSKELASSGKSVKSASPEDAKAAEENKALRAIIMRQLRQQERARQAKELVIAEMKKMESTSQTLMENLEDLTSGKIQISVGEESLFTEPELKEILAASGVTATLEARSGMAAPPSAPAQAPEAAGSDNTPKPAAPPASVNGSSEETLMAAADSAILRSDYVAAEQSLQDALRVNPKNSFALTSLAGIKLRQKKYEEAEVLFQKCLVYSPDNSVAHYSLGVCYFRQNKLSDALNSFEKTVANDRNNSKAHHYLGIIASNMSNRSRAEAEFKSALAIDPNYGDAHFNLAVLYVTSNPPNYEKARQHYQNALDRGIKPDTALERLLKAPGSPAVQTKSATASAQ from the coding sequence ATGCCCAGACTCCCTCTTCTCGTCCTTAGCTGGCTCCTTTGCAGCCTTGCGCTGGCCCCCGCCCAGTCCGGCAGTGTTGGCGGTGATGTCTTCTTCGATGGCTACCAGCTCTGGAAACAGGGCGAAAAGCTCGAGCAGGAAGGCAAGAAGGATTCGGCCATCCGCGCCTACCTGGATGCCTATCGCATCATCAGCTCCGTCTCGCAGAACTATCCCGACTGGCAGCCAGACGTGGTGGGCTACCGCCTGCGCATCGTCGTCACCGGCCTGCAACGCCTGGGGTACAATGTCAGCGGTCTGAACGCCGCGCCGGCAGCTCCCGTCCAGCAGGTCCCGGTGATGCCGGCCACCTCTGCGCCGCTGCCTATGCCCCCGGTTCCCCAGCCCGGCACCTACGCGGTGACACCTCAGGCCCCCATGCAAGCTCCCACGCTGAGTCCCGGCACCAGCCCGGTGGACGCACTCAACCAGCAGTTCCAGCAGCAGCAGCAGAAAATCCAGGAACTGGAGCGCAGCAACCAAAAGCTGTTGCAGGACCTGGACGTCTACTCCCGCGGTTACATGGGCGCCGCCCAGGAGCGTGACCAACTCAAGGGCATGCAATCCGACCTGATGAAGCGCATGGAAAGCATGAACAAGGAGGCCAGCAGCTCGGATGTGGCCACGCAGCAGGAACTCCAGCGCCTGCGCAGTGAATCGAAGATTGTGAATGACATGCTCGCGGCCAAGACCAAGGAATTTGAAGAGTCTGGCAAGGTCATCGAGTCCCTCCAGAAGGAGAAGGCCGCCATCATGGAAGACCAGAAGAAGCTCACTGCGGAACTGGAAGATGCCAAGAAAGGCAACGCGAAGCCCGAGGAGATGACCAAGCTGATTGCGGAGAACACCCGCATCAAGAAGGAACTGGAGACCGCGAAGGCCCAGGTGGAGAAGCTGAAGTCCGAGAGCGAAAAGAAGGACCAGGAAATCGTGGCTCTCAAGACGCAGATCACCGGCATCCAGTCCGAACTGGCCAAGCTTCGCCAGGAGAACACCGCCTACCAGACGCAGGTGGCGGAACTCACGATGAAGTACAAGGAGATGAGCAAGGAACTCGCCAGCTCCGGCAAGTCCGTCAAGAGCGCCTCTCCTGAAGATGCCAAGGCTGCTGAAGAGAACAAGGCTCTGCGCGCCATCATCATGCGCCAGCTCCGCCAGCAGGAACGCGCCCGCCAGGCGAAGGAACTGGTGATCGCGGAAATGAAGAAGATGGAGAGCACCTCGCAGACGCTGATGGAGAACCTGGAGGACCTCACCTCCGGCAAGATCCAAATCTCCGTGGGAGAAGAGTCCCTCTTCACCGAGCCCGAGCTCAAGGAAATCCTGGCCGCCAGTGGTGTGACCGCCACGCTGGAAGCCCGCTCAGGCATGGCAGCACCTCCCAGCGCCCCAGCCCAAGCCCCCGAGGCGGCTGGCAGCGACAATACTCCCAAGCCTGCCGCCCCTCCAGCCAGCGTCAATGGCTCCTCCGAGGAGACCCTCATGGCGGCCGCGGACTCGGCCATCCTCCGCAGCGACTACGTCGCCGCCGAACAGAGCCTGCAGGACGCCCTGCGCGTGAATCCGAAGAACTCCTTTGCCCTGACGAGCCTCGCCGGCATCAAGCTCCGGCAGAAGAAGTATGAGGAAGCCGAGGTGCTCTTCCAGAAGTGCCTGGTCTACTCGCCAGACAATTCCGTGGCCCACTACAGCCTGGGCGTGTGCTACTTCCGCCAGAACAAGCTCAGTGATGCGCTCAACTCCTTCGAAAAGACCGTGGCCAACGACCGCAACAACTCGAAGGCCCACCACTACCTGGGCATCATCGCCAGCAATATGAGCAACCGGAGCCGGGCGGAGGCCGAATTCAAGAGCGCCCTCGCCATCGACCCGAACTACGGCGATGCGCACTTCAATCTGGCCGTCCTCTACGTGACCAGCAATCCTCCCAACTACGAAAAGGCACGGCAGCACTACCAAAACGCGCTGGATCGAGGCATCAAGCCGGACACGGCTCT
- a CDS encoding amidohydrolase family protein: protein MMRNSILLLGLLFAGIANAQTASPAPTPAPPVVLFQNVRIFDGKKSELSPPSHVLVRGNKIEKISDRPIPIENEANATTIDGTGKTLIPGLIDMHWHTILVRPTALQAIEGDVGHVTLMAGAEATDTLMRGFTTVRDLGGPAFGLKRAIDEGTVVGPRIYPCGAIISITGGHGDFRRPSEIPRELGGRLARMSQVGGSMIADNPDEVRLRVREQLMLGATQIKLTAGGGVASPHSPLDVSTFSEAELRAAVEAAENWGTYVTVHAYTPQSIQRSINAGVKCIEHGHLMDEETAKLIAEKGVWLSTQPFPDEIANAFPPGSFEREKAMKVLTGVETVYGFVKKYKLKTAFGTDVLFSRALAQKQGALLAKLSRWFTPAEALKMATSTNAELLSLCGLRNPYPGKLGVVEEGALADLLLVNGDPLVNLELIADPAKNFLVIMKDGTVHKNTLGARAQ from the coding sequence ATGATGAGGAACTCAATCTTGCTGCTCGGGCTGCTTTTTGCCGGCATTGCAAACGCCCAGACCGCTTCACCAGCGCCGACTCCAGCTCCGCCGGTGGTCCTGTTTCAGAACGTTCGTATCTTCGACGGCAAGAAGAGTGAGCTGTCTCCGCCGTCTCATGTGCTGGTGCGAGGTAACAAGATCGAGAAAATTTCGGATCGCCCCATCCCGATCGAAAACGAAGCGAATGCCACGACGATCGACGGAACGGGCAAGACCCTCATTCCCGGGCTGATCGACATGCATTGGCACACGATTCTGGTGCGACCGACCGCATTGCAGGCCATCGAGGGAGATGTTGGTCATGTCACGCTGATGGCGGGTGCCGAGGCTACTGATACGCTCATGCGCGGCTTCACCACGGTGCGGGATCTGGGCGGGCCGGCCTTCGGATTGAAGCGCGCGATTGACGAGGGTACTGTCGTTGGCCCTCGCATCTACCCATGCGGCGCGATCATCAGCATCACGGGAGGACATGGCGATTTCCGGCGTCCGTCGGAGATTCCCCGCGAACTCGGAGGCAGGCTGGCACGCATGTCACAGGTGGGCGGCAGCATGATTGCCGATAATCCCGATGAGGTACGCTTGCGCGTCCGGGAGCAATTGATGCTCGGCGCGACCCAAATCAAACTGACGGCCGGTGGCGGAGTGGCATCCCCACACAGTCCTTTGGACGTCTCCACCTTCAGCGAGGCTGAACTCCGGGCTGCCGTGGAAGCGGCGGAGAACTGGGGAACGTACGTCACCGTCCACGCCTACACACCTCAGTCCATCCAGCGCTCCATCAATGCCGGGGTGAAGTGCATCGAACACGGCCATCTCATGGACGAGGAGACGGCGAAGTTGATCGCTGAGAAGGGCGTCTGGCTGAGCACGCAGCCTTTTCCTGATGAAATTGCAAATGCCTTCCCTCCCGGTTCCTTTGAGCGTGAGAAGGCGATGAAGGTGCTGACCGGTGTGGAGACGGTGTATGGCTTCGTGAAGAAGTACAAGCTGAAGACCGCCTTCGGGACGGACGTCCTTTTCTCACGGGCACTGGCGCAGAAGCAGGGTGCGCTCCTGGCGAAGTTGTCACGCTGGTTCACACCGGCAGAAGCATTGAAGATGGCCACTTCCACCAATGCCGAACTCCTCTCACTCTGCGGGCTGAGGAATCCCTATCCGGGCAAGCTTGGCGTCGTGGAAGAGGGCGCACTGGCAGACTTGCTTCTGGTCAATGGCGATCCACTGGTGAACCTCGAATTGATCGCGGATCCGGCGAAAAACTTCCTCGTGATCATGAAGGACGGAACGGTCCACAAAAACACGCTCGGCGCCCGCGCGCAGTAG
- a CDS encoding cyclic nucleotide-binding domain-containing thioredoxin-disulfide reductase, producing MTDDESDEQFYRDTESVAHPKLTDRQLAMLAPLGTKRIVRRGEIIFKAGQREVPLTIVLQGEVEAFETREDEEQILGIAEPREYMGEVGMLTGTASLASARGRSEEAEILQVPAKAVRQALAELPGVSEMLVRSFIMRRQRLERDKEFAGLRILSHESSREGRQLDDFLDKNHIPHRLITFESEHGKQLCSRLHLASQDLPALITGNGMPLRRPSLREAARIAGLLRAPVGEDESEVFCDLVIIGAGPAGLGAAVYAASEGLKTIVLESYAPGGQAGSSSLIENFFGFPTGIGGGDLTYSAQLQAHRFGASFSMPSRALTMSFSSGEYRVSLQSDGCHAILRAKCAIIATGAQYHRLDAEGREDFESNGVYYAATARESRLCKGSTVVVTGAGNSAGQAAMYLSEHAAKVVLVIRGAGLSSTMSSYLSRRVEAKENIEMLCHTEIRKMMGGKLLEAVELENTVTHERRTVQTPAVFSMIGAKPCTDWLPPEIERDEKGFVKTGAAVANSPAWKGAERIPGALETSIPGVFAAGDVRSGSVKRCAAAVGEGGMAVEGVHDVLRTYA from the coding sequence ATGACTGACGACGAAAGTGACGAGCAGTTCTACCGCGACACGGAGAGCGTGGCTCATCCGAAGCTGACTGATCGGCAGCTCGCCATGCTGGCCCCATTGGGCACAAAACGCATTGTGCGCCGCGGCGAAATCATTTTTAAGGCCGGACAGCGGGAAGTCCCACTCACCATCGTCCTTCAAGGCGAGGTGGAGGCGTTTGAAACACGCGAGGACGAGGAGCAGATTCTGGGAATCGCCGAGCCACGTGAATACATGGGTGAAGTAGGCATGCTCACCGGCACAGCATCCCTGGCGAGTGCACGCGGCCGGTCCGAGGAAGCGGAGATCCTCCAGGTGCCTGCCAAGGCAGTCCGGCAGGCGCTCGCGGAGTTGCCCGGGGTGAGCGAGATGCTCGTGCGCTCCTTCATCATGCGGCGGCAGCGACTGGAGCGGGACAAGGAGTTCGCAGGGTTGCGCATCCTTTCGCATGAGAGTTCACGTGAAGGGCGGCAACTCGATGACTTCCTCGACAAGAATCACATCCCACACCGCCTGATCACGTTCGAGTCGGAACATGGAAAGCAGTTGTGCTCCCGCCTGCATCTGGCCTCGCAGGATCTACCCGCGCTCATCACGGGAAACGGCATGCCCCTACGCCGCCCTTCCCTTCGTGAGGCGGCCCGCATCGCCGGCCTGTTGCGGGCTCCGGTCGGCGAGGACGAAAGCGAAGTCTTCTGTGACCTCGTCATCATAGGCGCAGGACCGGCGGGGCTGGGCGCAGCGGTCTATGCCGCTTCTGAAGGACTCAAAACCATCGTCCTGGAGAGCTATGCGCCCGGTGGGCAGGCGGGATCTTCGTCGTTGATCGAAAATTTCTTCGGCTTCCCCACGGGCATCGGCGGTGGAGATCTGACGTACAGCGCGCAGCTTCAGGCGCACCGGTTCGGTGCCAGCTTCTCCATGCCTTCGCGAGCGCTGACCATGAGCTTCAGCAGTGGCGAATATCGCGTGAGCCTGCAGTCGGATGGATGCCATGCCATCCTGCGTGCCAAGTGCGCTATCATCGCCACGGGCGCGCAGTACCACCGGCTCGATGCTGAGGGTCGTGAAGACTTCGAGAGCAACGGTGTCTACTACGCGGCAACAGCGCGTGAGTCCCGCCTCTGCAAAGGCTCCACGGTGGTGGTGACTGGAGCGGGTAACTCCGCCGGGCAGGCCGCGATGTATCTCTCCGAACATGCGGCGAAGGTGGTGCTGGTGATCCGTGGCGCGGGCCTTTCCTCCACCATGTCCAGTTACCTGTCCCGGCGCGTGGAGGCGAAAGAGAATATCGAGATGCTGTGCCACACCGAGATTCGGAAGATGATGGGCGGAAAGCTTCTCGAAGCCGTGGAACTGGAGAACACGGTCACCCACGAGCGTCGCACCGTGCAAACACCCGCCGTCTTTTCCATGATTGGCGCCAAGCCGTGCACCGACTGGCTGCCGCCCGAAATCGAGCGCGACGAAAAAGGCTTCGTCAAGACCGGCGCGGCCGTCGCGAATTCACCCGCATGGAAAGGGGCAGAGCGGATACCTGGTGCGCTTGAGACAAGCATACCAGGAGTCTTCGCCGCAGGGGACGTGCGCTCCGGTTCCGTGAAACGCTGCGCTGCCGCCGTGGGTGAAGGCGGGATGGCCGTGGAGGGTGTGCACGACGTCCTGCGGACGTACGCGTGA
- a CDS encoding MFS transporter, which translates to MRFDPDCRPSFSVSEHASSPSGPAWHVLRHAPFRRYMTGETISMLGTWMQQTAQGWVVAGLTSSAFTLGLIHFCSGIPMLLLTMHGGLAADRYDKRRILIITQVVQIVLAISIGWLVGSGQIAVWHVVVAGVLLGISTAFEMPAAAALVPELVERSQLKAAIAVDRSTFHATRLAGPAIGGWLIGWLGTASAFYANALSFVALIMAMLTLHPRPPGTEEEEAMRQTGMKEGFDYVRRDKPTLAMIWLLATLTTCISPFFMITMPLYSRHVLHIDAQSHGLLMASSGIGAFLGSLWLLTIKSDRRAMYMRWGAAVVCVCMLSLALAQHFWQAIAAMSVLTLGTSTMFGLANTIVQERAPDAIRGRVSAILGLSFFGVLPFSGLAVSEIADLVGLRVAMAGGSLLFGLSAGVLLYSHRRLCMKQPVPAVVVGET; encoded by the coding sequence GTGCGTTTTGATCCAGACTGCCGGCCTTCCTTTTCTGTGAGCGAGCACGCCTCTTCCCCATCCGGCCCGGCCTGGCATGTCCTGCGCCACGCTCCCTTCCGCCGGTACATGACGGGCGAGACAATCTCGATGCTGGGCACCTGGATGCAGCAGACGGCCCAGGGCTGGGTGGTAGCGGGACTCACCTCGAGTGCGTTCACACTCGGCCTGATCCATTTCTGTTCAGGGATTCCCATGCTCCTCCTGACCATGCACGGCGGCCTCGCGGCGGATCGGTATGACAAGCGCCGTATTCTCATCATCACGCAGGTCGTCCAGATTGTGCTGGCCATCTCCATCGGCTGGCTGGTCGGGAGCGGCCAGATCGCGGTCTGGCATGTGGTGGTGGCCGGCGTGCTGTTGGGAATCAGCACCGCCTTTGAAATGCCGGCGGCAGCGGCGCTCGTACCGGAATTGGTGGAGCGTAGCCAGCTCAAGGCCGCCATCGCGGTGGATCGCTCCACCTTCCACGCCACCCGGCTCGCAGGGCCAGCCATCGGAGGCTGGCTCATTGGGTGGCTGGGCACGGCTTCCGCATTCTATGCAAATGCGCTGAGCTTCGTGGCTCTCATTATGGCGATGCTCACGCTGCATCCGCGCCCGCCCGGCACCGAGGAAGAGGAAGCCATGCGGCAGACGGGGATGAAGGAGGGCTTCGACTATGTGCGGAGGGACAAGCCCACGCTGGCCATGATCTGGCTGCTGGCCACGCTTACCACCTGCATCTCGCCCTTCTTCATGATCACCATGCCGCTCTACTCGCGGCACGTCCTGCACATCGATGCGCAGTCGCACGGTTTGCTGATGGCCTCCTCCGGTATCGGCGCCTTTCTCGGTTCCCTCTGGCTCCTCACCATCAAATCGGATCGCCGTGCCATGTACATGCGCTGGGGTGCTGCGGTGGTTTGTGTGTGCATGCTGAGTCTGGCGCTCGCCCAGCACTTCTGGCAGGCAATCGCAGCCATGAGCGTGCTGACGCTTGGCACCTCCACCATGTTCGGCCTGGCCAATACGATTGTGCAGGAGCGCGCCCCGGATGCCATCCGCGGCAGAGTCTCCGCGATCCTCGGGCTGAGTTTCTTTGGCGTACTGCCGTTCTCCGGGCTGGCGGTTTCAGAGATCGCGGACCTTGTCGGTTTGCGTGTGGCCATGGCCGGGGGAAGCCTTCTCTTTGGGCTCAGCGCGGGTGTGCTCCTCTACAGTCACCGGCGGCTCTGCATGAAGCAGCCCGTGCCTGCTGTGGTCGTTGGGGAAACGTAG
- a CDS encoding NAD(P)H-dependent oxidoreductase — protein sequence MTPIPPSQLIEALEWRYATQVFDPTKKIPAETWAALEASLILTPSSYGLQPWKFVVITESELRERLVPFTYRQRQVADSSHLVIMCVKKTMDEAHVDRFLQRIIELRGGTADSLAKMRKGILGDIVTGGRSNMVTEWAVRQAYIALGQFMASCAMLGVDSCPMEGFMPDKYDEELGLAADGYTATVLCPAGYRSESDRYATLPKVRFAAEHIIHRHE from the coding sequence ATGACTCCCATCCCGCCCAGCCAGCTCATTGAGGCGCTTGAGTGGCGCTATGCCACGCAGGTCTTTGATCCGACCAAGAAGATCCCTGCGGAAACCTGGGCGGCGCTGGAGGCATCCCTGATTCTCACGCCTTCTTCCTATGGCCTGCAGCCATGGAAGTTTGTGGTCATCACGGAATCCGAACTGCGGGAACGGCTGGTGCCCTTCACCTACCGGCAGCGCCAGGTGGCGGACTCCTCCCACCTGGTCATCATGTGCGTGAAGAAGACCATGGACGAGGCGCATGTGGATCGCTTCCTTCAGCGCATTATCGAGCTGCGCGGCGGCACGGCAGATTCCCTGGCGAAGATGCGCAAGGGCATTCTCGGAGACATCGTCACGGGAGGACGCAGCAACATGGTGACGGAGTGGGCCGTCCGCCAGGCCTACATCGCCTTGGGCCAGTTCATGGCCTCCTGCGCCATGCTGGGCGTGGACTCGTGTCCCATGGAGGGCTTCATGCCGGACAAGTACGACGAGGAACTCGGGCTCGCCGCGGACGGATACACGGCCACGGTGCTCTGCCCTGCGGGCTACCGCTCTGAAAGTGACCGCTACGCCACCCTTCCCAAGGTGCGCTTCGCCGCGGAGCACATCATTCACCGCCACGAGTAG